The nucleotide sequence TTTTCCGAAGTCTTGAATTCGATTTTGACTGGCGTGCCTTCCAACTTGTAGACCTTACGGAATACGTTTTCCAAATAACGGCGATAGTCTGCAGGGGTTTTATCGACCTTGTTACCATGAATGACGATGGTCGGCGGGTTCTGTCCGCCAATATGCGCATAACGCATTTTGATCGCACGACCTTGTACTTTCGGTGGATGATGCGCTTCCACTGCATCCTGCAAAATCTGGGTGATTTTCGCAGGTGAAACTTTTAAATGCGAAGATTCGTAGGCACGGTGAATCGATGGATACAGATCCCCCACTCCAGTACCATGCAGTGCAGAAATCAAGTGAATTTTCGCCCATGGAATAAAGTCAAAGCGACGCTCCACATCCAACTTACATTGCTTGCGATCATACTCAGACATATTGTCCCATTTGTTAATCGCAATCACGATGGCACGACCAGCGTCAATCGCATAACCAATCAGGTGCAAGTCCTGCTCGACGATACCTTCACGCGCATCAACAACGATCACCACGACATGGGCATCTTTCATTGCCTGCAAGGTTTTCACGATTGAGAATTTCTCAATCATCTCATCCACTTTACCTTTACGGCGCACACCGGCAGTATCAATCAGGGTGTATTTACGGCCATCACGCTCAAATGGGATATAGATTGAGTCACGTGTCGTACCTGGCTGGTCAAAGGCCACCACACGGTCTTCACCCAGCAGACGGTTCACCAGTGTTGATTTACCCACATTAGGACGACCGATTACCGCTAAACGTAAACCGGTATCAGCATCGTGTTCTTCCGGATTTTCATCTTCAGACACATCCTGCAGCACTTCTTCAAGCATCTGCTGAACACCGCGACCATGGCTGGCAGCTACCTGCATCGGCTCACCCATACCGAGTTTATAGAACTCGACCAGCGCGGCTTCTGCATGCACCCCATCGACCTTGTTGGCAACAAGAAAAACTTTTTTACCTAAAGTCCGTAATTCACGGGCAATCTGTTCATCAGAAGCCAATAGTCCGGCACGGGCATCGACCACAAAAATGATCATGTCCGCTTCATGGATCGCAGTTTTGGACTGCTCTGCCATGTAGGAGTCGATACCACCTTCTGTTTCACCAATACCGCCAGTATCGACCACAATGAAGGATTTGTTTTGATAGACAGCATCGCCATATTTACGGTCACGTGTCAGACCGGCAAAGTCTGCCACCAATGCGTCACGGCTCTTGGTTATCTGGTTGAACAGGGTTGATTTTCCGACGTTCGGACGACCAATGAGCGCAATTACGGGTTTCATAGATTAACCTTTATTCAATATCAGGCTGTCTAAAAATGGCCTGAACATCAGAAAGTTCTGGAAGAAAATAGAAATAGGATTAAAGCCTAAAATAAATAAAAACACGGGGCATTGAATATTCAATCACCCCGCGTCAAAAATACGGTTGGCTTATTTTAGCATAAGCCAAAGAAAAATTAACGATTCTGCCAGATGCTATACGCGCCCTTGCGAGTCGAAACATAGAGCTGGTTGTCGATCACACGCAGTGTGCGCACCTCACCAGACGTTTTTGAACGACCAATAATCTGACCCGTTGCTGGATCAATCAGGTGCAGTACACCATCTAAATCACCCACCACCAGATCACCACCCAACATTACTGGGTTGCTCAGCTTACGGTGCAGCAACTGGTCATTTTCCCAAAGTTTCTGGCCTGAGGTAATTTCATACGCCGCGATCTTGCCATCAGTTTGAGCAACAAACACTCCATTACCGACCACTTCTGGACGTTGAATACTGCTGGCATCCTCACTCCAGATGATCTGCTGTGAAGCCAGATCCAGTACAGTCACCTGACCTTGATAACTAGTCGTCACAACAAACTGGCCAGCCACTACTGGTTCACCATCAATATCATTTAAACGCTGGATATCAGAACGGCCATCAGACACCGCAACACGGCGCTGCATTTTCGGCACACCTGTTACGGCATCGATAGCGTAAATATAGCCATTCGCAGATGCGATCAGCACATGGCGTGGATCCAGTGCAACAGGTGCAGCCTGACCACGGAGGCTGAATTGTACATTAGGCAGCTTATAAGTCCAGACTTCTTTACCACTGCCTGCTTCATGCGAAAATACTGTTCCATCATTAGCAATGCTAATCACGCGATCGGCATGAATCAGTGATGGCGCAATCACCGCGCCAGATAATTGTGCTGCCCAGCGTTGCTCGCCAATTTGCTGATCCAGTGCAAACAACTGGCCTTTGGTATTCCCGACAATCACCAGACCTTGAGCGGCTTCTACACCCGCGCTCAAACCAGCTTTAGTCACTTTTTTCTGCCATAAGCGTTGTTTACCTTGGTAAGCCGTCACTTCACCATTTGGATTGACCGCGAACACCACGCCATTATCGACATCTAGACGCAAACGTAACGGATCGGCTTCATCAGTCGAAGAAACGCTGCTGGAAAATACAGGAACCAGAGTTTTTGCCTGTGCAAGTTTTGGCAGTGGATTTGGCTTGGCCTCTTCCACTTTAATACTTTTTCCCGCACACCCCGCAAGGGCAAGGGTTAAAACCGTTAAGGCACAGGTGAGTTTGTATTTTCTATTCATTCAGTTTCTTCCACTTGTGTATCTATAATCGGGCGTTCAATTTCAGGATCATCGACCAATACGCCTACACTTTCTAGTTTAATTTGTAAAATTTGACGTTCTTCTTTACGTTCTACCAAGGCATCCCATGCACTTTGATACACTTTTTTGGCATTTTCAATATCATTTTTGGCAACATAGATATCACCACGTGCTTCATCTGCGGTTGCCTTGAATGCAGGCTCAGTGACTGCATCCAGTGTTTTTAAGGCTTCATCATATTTTTTCTGTGCCAGCTGTGCGTAAGCCAGTCGCAGTTTGACGATCTGCACCAGACCAGCGTCGTCCACTTTCGAATTTTCAACTTTCTTCAGGGCACGTTCAGCCGCAGCATAATCCTGCTTGTCATAAGCCAGTTTCGCCATGACCAGCTGGGTCTGGATCGCCTGTGCTGAATCCGGTGCTTCTTTGACAATCTTGTCCGCTGTTTCTGCAAGTTTAGCAAAAGCATCACCTTGTGCAGCACCGGCTTCATCCATCAACTGTTGCACCCGGGCAGTTTCTTTTTGCGACTCCGCTAAGTTTTTCTTCTGCCAATATTCCCATCCGAAAAAGGCAATCAGCGCAACCAGAATCCCAGTAATGATAGAAGAACCATACTTCTTGGTGAAGGATTTCAAACTTTCCAGTTGATCATCATCACTTATTGCACTCATGCGATTGCCCCTTTCCGAATATTTTATCGATTATTTTGAAGAAATTTTAGTTGTGAAAAATGACACAAAGTCAGCAAATGCTACTTCCGATTGCTCTGCAGTCGCCAGCTCTTTCACAGTGAAGGTCTGTGCTTCCAGCTCACGCTCACCAATGATCGCTGCATACAGGGCACCAGACTGGTCGGCTTTTTTCATCTGGGATTTCATCGAACCTTGTGAACCGACTTTCAGACGAATCGTGCTACCTGCCGCTTCCAGCTGGTCACGGATCTGTTCAGCCAGTACCAGTGCTTTGCCTTGAGAAGCCGGATCAGCCACCAAGAACACTTCACAATCACGTACCGGGGTATTATCTTCGACCTGTTCCAGCAGAAGCAATAAACGCTCCATACCCATCGCAAAACCTACTGCAGGTACAGACTGATCAGGCTTACCTTTCAGCTGACCGACCAGACCATCATAACGACCGCCGGCACATACAGTCCCTTGCGAACCTAAATGAGTCGTGGTCCATTCAAATACGGTTTTGTTGTAATAATCCAGACCACGCACCAGTTTCTGATTGATCACGAAGCTAATACCTGCATCAGTCAAATATTGCTGTAACTGGTTGAAATGCGCTAGTGTTTCTTCTCCCATAAAGTCGTGAAGTTTAGGCGCATTTTCCAAGATGCTTTGTGTTTTGGCATCTTTGGAATCCAGAATACGCAATGGATTAGTCGTCAGACGACGTTGAGAGTCTTCATCCAAGTCTGCTTTATGCGCTTGCAGGAAATCCACCAGTGCCGCACGGTAATTCGCACGTTCTTCTGATTCACCTAGTGTATTGAGTTCAAGTTGAACTTTGTCTGCAACACCCATACGTTTCCAAAGACGTGCAGTCATTAGGATCAGTTCAGCATCTTGGTCAGGCGTTGCCACACCAAAGGTTTCTACACCAAACTGGTGGAACTGGCGGTAACGGCCTTTTTGCGGTTTTTCATAGCGGAACATTGGCCCGATATACCACACTTTTGGTGTTGCGCCACGCAGCAGGTTATGCTCCAGCATGGCACGTACACAGCCCGCAGTACCTTCAGGACGCAGGGTCAAAGACTCAGGTGGATTACCTTTGTCCAGGAAAGTGTACATTTCTTTTTCAACGATATCCGTTGCATCACCAATCGAACGCTTGAACAGATTGGTCTGTTCAACCATCGGCAAACGGATTTGTTGATAGCCATAGGCATCCATCAAACCGGATAGATGCTGTTCAAGACGTCTCCATGCTGGGGTTTGCGTTGGGAGAATGTCATTAAAACCTTTAATTGCGACGATTGAACTCATGATCTACTCAGAAAAACCTGTGCGAATAATTTCTTTTGATTTAGCTTCTTCAAGCTGAGAAACACGTTGACGAACCATAGCTTCGATTTCATCAACCAGTTGATTGGTATCGATTAAGTGGCTCTTTTCGCCATTACGATACACCAGTGAACGTGGAGTTGCACCTACCACACCGATATCAGCCTCTTTGGCTTCGCCCGGACCATTCACTTTACAGCCAATTACGGACACGTCCATCGGCACACGTACATCTTCCAGACGCTCTTCCAGGGTCTGCATCACTTTAATCACGTTAAATTCCTGACGTGAACAACTTGGGCAGGCAATAAAGTTAATCCCATTAGAACGCAGACCTAAAGATTTCAGGATATCGAAACCAATTTTGACTTCTTCCTCAGGCTCAGCCGCCAGAGAAATACGCATGGTATCGCCAATGCCTTCCATTAGCAGACCACCGAGGGCAATCGCTGATTTCACCGAACCGGTACGGTAAATCCCGGCTTCGGTTACCCCAAGATGTAATGGATTATCAATCTGTTGAGACAGCAGACGATACGCATCCATGGTCAGGAATACGTTTGATGCTTTTACTGATACTTTAAATTCCTGGAAGTCCAGACGGTCCAGAATATCAATATGGCGCATTGCAGATTCCAGCAAGGCCTGACCTGTTGGCTCGCCATATTTTTTCTGGATATCTTTTTCCAGTGAACCGGCATTCACACCAATACGCATGGAAATATCATGGTGTTTTGCTGCTGCCACCACTTCACGCACTTTGGCTTCTGAACCAATATTCCCCGGGTTAATCCGCAGACAGTCCGCCCCCATGTCCGCAACGGCAAGGGCAATTTTGTAGTCGAAGTGAATATCCGCGACCAGTGGCACATCGACCTGCTTACGGATTTCACCGAACGCTGCCGCTGCTTCCATACTTGGCACAGAAACCCGCATGATGTCCGCACCTGCCGCAACACAGCGCTGGATTTGTGCCACCGTGGCTGCCACATCACAAGTTTCGGTATTGGTCATACTCTGGATGCTGATAGGCGCATCACCACCGACATAAACTGAACCGACACGAATCTTGCGAGTTGGACGGCGTTGGATCGGATTCACTATCATGATTTGCTTCTACTCTTTTGCCCTTAACGTGATAAACGGAAATCTGCTTTACCGTTTACGGTGTATGGTGACAATGCAATATTTTCATTATTCAGGGTCAATGTCACAGCTGTTGCATCATCGA is from Acinetobacter sp. ANC 7912 and encodes:
- the ispG gene encoding flavodoxin-dependent (E)-4-hydroxy-3-methylbut-2-enyl-diphosphate synthase, with amino-acid sequence MIVNPIQRRPTRKIRVGSVYVGGDAPISIQSMTNTETCDVAATVAQIQRCVAAGADIMRVSVPSMEAAAAFGEIRKQVDVPLVADIHFDYKIALAVADMGADCLRINPGNIGSEAKVREVVAAAKHHDISMRIGVNAGSLEKDIQKKYGEPTGQALLESAMRHIDILDRLDFQEFKVSVKASNVFLTMDAYRLLSQQIDNPLHLGVTEAGIYRTGSVKSAIALGGLLMEGIGDTMRISLAAEPEEEVKIGFDILKSLGLRSNGINFIACPSCSRQEFNVIKVMQTLEERLEDVRVPMDVSVIGCKVNGPGEAKEADIGVVGATPRSLVYRNGEKSHLIDTNQLVDEIEAMVRQRVSQLEEAKSKEIIRTGFSE
- the bamB gene encoding outer membrane protein assembly factor BamB — its product is MNRKYKLTCALTVLTLALAGCAGKSIKVEEAKPNPLPKLAQAKTLVPVFSSSVSSTDEADPLRLRLDVDNGVVFAVNPNGEVTAYQGKQRLWQKKVTKAGLSAGVEAAQGLVIVGNTKGQLFALDQQIGEQRWAAQLSGAVIAPSLIHADRVISIANDGTVFSHEAGSGKEVWTYKLPNVQFSLRGQAAPVALDPRHVLIASANGYIYAIDAVTGVPKMQRRVAVSDGRSDIQRLNDIDGEPVVAGQFVVTTSYQGQVTVLDLASQQIIWSEDASSIQRPEVVGNGVFVAQTDGKIAAYEITSGQKLWENDQLLHRKLSNPVMLGGDLVVGDLDGVLHLIDPATGQIIGRSKTSGEVRTLRVIDNQLYVSTRKGAYSIWQNR
- the der gene encoding ribosome biogenesis GTPase Der encodes the protein MKPVIALIGRPNVGKSTLFNQITKSRDALVADFAGLTRDRKYGDAVYQNKSFIVVDTGGIGETEGGIDSYMAEQSKTAIHEADMIIFVVDARAGLLASDEQIARELRTLGKKVFLVANKVDGVHAEAALVEFYKLGMGEPMQVAASHGRGVQQMLEEVLQDVSEDENPEEHDADTGLRLAVIGRPNVGKSTLVNRLLGEDRVVAFDQPGTTRDSIYIPFERDGRKYTLIDTAGVRRKGKVDEMIEKFSIVKTLQAMKDAHVVVIVVDAREGIVEQDLHLIGYAIDAGRAIVIAINKWDNMSEYDRKQCKLDVERRFDFIPWAKIHLISALHGTGVGDLYPSIHRAYESSHLKVSPAKITQILQDAVEAHHPPKVQGRAIKMRYAHIGGQNPPTIVIHGNKVDKTPADYRRYLENVFRKVYKLEGTPVKIEFKTSENPFEGRKNKVDERTAARRRRYVQKFKKAEKKFKRG
- the hisS gene encoding histidine--tRNA ligase — protein: MSSIVAIKGFNDILPTQTPAWRRLEQHLSGLMDAYGYQQIRLPMVEQTNLFKRSIGDATDIVEKEMYTFLDKGNPPESLTLRPEGTAGCVRAMLEHNLLRGATPKVWYIGPMFRYEKPQKGRYRQFHQFGVETFGVATPDQDAELILMTARLWKRMGVADKVQLELNTLGESEERANYRAALVDFLQAHKADLDEDSQRRLTTNPLRILDSKDAKTQSILENAPKLHDFMGEETLAHFNQLQQYLTDAGISFVINQKLVRGLDYYNKTVFEWTTTHLGSQGTVCAGGRYDGLVGQLKGKPDQSVPAVGFAMGMERLLLLLEQVEDNTPVRDCEVFLVADPASQGKALVLAEQIRDQLEAAGSTIRLKVGSQGSMKSQMKKADQSGALYAAIIGERELEAQTFTVKELATAEQSEVAFADFVSFFTTKISSK
- a CDS encoding tetratricopeptide repeat protein, which translates into the protein MSAISDDDQLESLKSFTKKYGSSIITGILVALIAFFGWEYWQKKNLAESQKETARVQQLMDEAGAAQGDAFAKLAETADKIVKEAPDSAQAIQTQLVMAKLAYDKQDYAAAERALKKVENSKVDDAGLVQIVKLRLAYAQLAQKKYDEALKTLDAVTEPAFKATADEARGDIYVAKNDIENAKKVYQSAWDALVERKEERQILQIKLESVGVLVDDPEIERPIIDTQVEETE